In one Anaerolineales bacterium genomic region, the following are encoded:
- a CDS encoding histidinol-phosphatase HisJ family protein — translation MIPYDYHIHTQFSCDSDVSMLQMCQSAIEHDIPEIGISDHLDFHPKDECCNYFKADAWWQELERCRGAFEGSLVIRAGIEIGEPHRFFESIDPLLERYPWDYCLGSLHWVEDLCVFDRNYFDRDAADAYRSYFAELLEMVSLGSFDTLAHLDIVKRYGHDVYGHYDPYPWETEIRSVLRKCAQRGIALEVNTGTLRRMVGETSPQQPLITWFKEEGGRWLTLGSDAHQPEHIGFGLESCVSTIREAGFDALAKFESRQTLPVLLNELS, via the coding sequence ATGATCCCGTATGACTACCACATTCACACCCAGTTCTCCTGTGATTCCGACGTGAGCATGCTGCAGATGTGCCAGTCGGCGATAGAACACGACATTCCCGAAATTGGGATCAGCGACCATCTCGATTTCCACCCCAAAGATGAGTGCTGCAATTACTTTAAAGCGGATGCCTGGTGGCAGGAACTCGAGCGATGTCGTGGAGCGTTCGAGGGGTCACTGGTGATTCGTGCAGGAATCGAGATTGGAGAACCCCATCGCTTTTTCGAATCCATCGATCCGCTACTCGAACGATATCCATGGGACTATTGCCTTGGATCGCTGCATTGGGTCGAAGACCTTTGTGTGTTCGACCGAAATTACTTCGATCGCGATGCCGCAGACGCCTACCGCAGCTACTTCGCCGAGCTTCTCGAGATGGTTTCTCTGGGCAGTTTCGATACGCTCGCTCATCTCGATATCGTCAAGCGATACGGCCATGACGTCTACGGCCACTACGATCCTTATCCTTGGGAGACGGAGATCCGCAGCGTGCTGCGAAAATGCGCCCAACGGGGAATCGCCCTCGAAGTGAATACGGGTACGCTCCGCCGGATGGTCGGTGAGACGTCCCCTCAACAACCCCTCATCACCTGGTTTAAAGAGGAGGGAGGTCGATGGCTGACACTTGGCTCGGATGCCCATCAACCCGAGCACATCGGTTTTGGACTCGAATCATGTGTATCCACGATCCGGGAAGCAGGGTTCGACGCTTTGGCGAAGTTTGAATCACGTCAGACTCTTCCCGTCCTTTTAAACGAACTTTCATAA
- a CDS encoding deoxynucleoside kinase, giving the protein MYIAIDGIIGVGKTSLARLLQPVFDAELLLEAFDENPFLADFYSDRDRYAFQTQIFFLLSRYRQQQSFTAEASSDHNLIADYCFEKDMLFAHLNLSNDELATYRLVYDALIERIVQPDLIVYLKARAEIAMQRIAMRDRSYERRMDIKYLDELYAAYEAFFSDFKDVPVLTIDTNSLNYVMYPEDLSFIIKRIQSALGIPPFQPELPLDGGS; this is encoded by the coding sequence ATGTACATTGCTATTGACGGCATCATCGGAGTGGGGAAGACCTCCCTGGCGCGCCTTCTACAGCCGGTTTTCGATGCGGAATTGCTTTTGGAGGCCTTCGATGAAAACCCCTTCCTCGCAGACTTCTACAGCGACCGTGATCGCTATGCTTTCCAAACCCAGATATTCTTTCTGCTCAGCCGCTATCGTCAGCAGCAATCGTTCACGGCAGAAGCTTCAAGCGATCATAACCTAATTGCAGATTATTGTTTCGAAAAGGACATGCTTTTCGCCCATTTGAATTTATCCAATGATGAACTCGCCACCTACCGGCTCGTTTATGATGCCCTGATCGAACGAATCGTACAGCCCGATTTGATCGTCTATTTAAAGGCCCGGGCTGAAATCGCGATGCAGCGAATCGCCATGCGTGATCGCAGCTACGAACGCCGAATGGATATCAAGTATCTCGATGAACTATACGCAGCCTACGAAGCTTTCTTCTCGGACTTCAAGGACGTCCCCGTTTTAACCATCGACACGAACTCATTAAATTACGTTATGTATCCTGAGGATCTTTCCTTCATAATCAAGCGTATACAGTCAGCGCTGGGCATTCCGCCCTTTCAACCGGAATTGCCTCTTGACGGAGGCTCGTGA
- a CDS encoding deoxynucleoside kinase, producing the protein MKKFVAIAGNIGVGKSTLVGLLSERLNWEPFYEPEGENPYLADFYQNMQAWAFPSQIFFLSRRLRDQRQILNHPTSVIQDRTVYEDAEIFARNLFLQGQMTDRDYRTYCELYRVLCEFVPPPDLVVYLRASLTTLTKRIASRGRNYEARIPKEYLSRLNGLYEDWIKSFSLCPVLTIPADDLNYVENDEHLDFIVSKINNKLAGKEEVVFGEDTT; encoded by the coding sequence GTGAAGAAATTCGTGGCCATCGCAGGCAACATCGGCGTCGGAAAATCTACCCTCGTCGGTCTGCTGTCAGAACGTCTGAACTGGGAACCGTTCTACGAACCAGAAGGTGAAAATCCATACCTCGCAGATTTTTACCAGAACATGCAAGCCTGGGCATTTCCCTCGCAAATCTTCTTCCTCTCGAGGCGATTACGAGATCAAAGGCAGATCCTAAATCACCCAACTTCCGTGATCCAGGATCGAACGGTGTACGAAGACGCTGAAATCTTTGCACGCAATCTATTTCTTCAAGGCCAGATGACGGATCGGGATTATCGAACCTATTGCGAACTCTATCGAGTGCTTTGTGAATTCGTCCCTCCTCCTGACCTTGTCGTATACCTTCGTGCTTCACTCACCACGCTCACCAAGCGAATCGCAAGCCGTGGACGCAATTATGAGGCACGGATTCCGAAAGAATACCTCAGCCGCCTGAATGGACTTTATGAAGATTGGATCAAGAGTTTTTCGTTGTGCCCCGTACTCACCATCCCCGCGGACGATCTCAATTACGTCGAAAACGACGAACATCTTGACTTTATCGTATCCAAAATCAACAACAAGCTCGCCGGAAAGGAGGAAGTTGTCTTCGGCGAGGATACGACCTGA
- a CDS encoding stage V sporulation protein S yields the protein MNIIKVSSGSRTSAVAGAIAGVVREHNRAEAQAIGAGAVNQAIKAIAIARGYLQEDGIDVICIPEFVSVEIDGKERTAIKLIIEPR from the coding sequence ATGAACATCATCAAAGTCTCATCCGGGTCACGTACTTCAGCTGTCGCAGGCGCGATTGCAGGCGTTGTTCGTGAGCATAACCGCGCAGAAGCTCAAGCGATCGGTGCTGGCGCTGTGAATCAAGCCATTAAGGCTATCGCCATTGCCAGGGGATATCTTCAAGAAGACGGCATCGATGTAATCTGTATCCCGGAGTTCGTCTCCGTTGAAATTGACGGCAAAGAACGTACAGCAATAAAGCTGATCATCGAACCGCGCTGA